In one Neobacillus sp. WH10 genomic region, the following are encoded:
- a CDS encoding ABC transporter ATP-binding protein: MKKIIVEGLKYKYPLSETLALADISFQVNEGEFIGIIGKNSAGKSTLCQALVGLVPHFYKGAYGGKVVVDGLEVKSHSIADIALKVGMVFQNPFTQVTGSKMTVYEEIAFGLENIGLPRSEIIERIDYVLDLLKIEQVKDQNPFDLSGGQMQRMAIASIIAMKPDILVLDEPTSQLDPVGSEEVFSAIQYLSKQGITVILAEHKIEKVAQYCERVLLLNDGKMVDLDSPEKVFSRKDLEEHGVRAPVFTRVCKALDVKMASSDYYPVTLEDAEKALRGRML, translated from the coding sequence ATGAAAAAAATAATCGTTGAAGGTCTTAAATATAAATATCCATTATCCGAAACGCTCGCTTTAGCAGATATTTCGTTTCAAGTGAATGAAGGGGAATTTATCGGCATTATTGGGAAAAACTCTGCGGGTAAGTCGACTTTATGTCAAGCGCTGGTTGGTCTCGTTCCTCATTTTTATAAAGGGGCATACGGAGGTAAAGTGGTCGTAGATGGACTTGAAGTGAAGAGTCATTCCATTGCTGACATTGCCTTGAAGGTGGGAATGGTATTTCAAAATCCATTTACCCAGGTGACGGGCTCGAAAATGACGGTTTATGAGGAAATTGCCTTCGGGCTTGAGAATATTGGACTGCCCCGTTCGGAAATTATTGAACGAATAGATTATGTGCTGGACCTGTTAAAAATTGAACAGGTAAAGGACCAGAATCCCTTTGACTTATCTGGAGGGCAAATGCAGCGGATGGCAATCGCGAGTATTATTGCAATGAAGCCGGACATTCTAGTATTGGACGAACCGACCTCCCAGCTCGACCCGGTAGGCTCCGAGGAGGTATTCAGTGCGATTCAATACCTAAGCAAGCAGGGGATAACCGTTATTCTCGCGGAACACAAAATAGAGAAGGTCGCCCAGTATTGCGAGAGGGTATTACTGCTAAATGACGGGAAAATGGTTGACTTGGATTCTCCTGAGAAAGTTTTTTCTCGGAAGGACCTTGAAGAGCATGGTGTAAGGGCACCTGTTTTTACAAGAGTGTGTAAAGCCTTGGATGTAAAGATGGCTTCCTCGGACTATTACCCTGTAACTTTAGAGGATGCCGAGAAGGCATTAAGGGGGCGGATGCTTTGA